A window from Pseudomonas sp. MRSN 12121 encodes these proteins:
- a CDS encoding sarcosine oxidase subunit gamma encodes MTAVNVYQQRPTSGAKAESSLHHADLASLVGKGRKNAGVTLREKKLLGHLTIRGDAHDPAFAAGVHQALGLELPVALTVVAKGETSLQWMGPDEWLLVVPGGEEFAAEKKLREALGDLHIQIVNVSGGQQILELSGPKVREVLMKSTSYDVHPNNFPVGKAVGTVFAKSQLVIRRMGEDTWELVIRRSFSDYWWLWLQDAAAEYGLSVQA; translated from the coding sequence ATGACCGCAGTCAACGTTTACCAACAGCGCCCCACCTCCGGCGCCAAAGCCGAGTCGTCGCTGCACCATGCCGACCTCGCCAGCCTGGTGGGCAAGGGCCGCAAGAACGCAGGCGTGACCCTGCGCGAGAAGAAACTCCTCGGTCACCTGACCATCCGTGGCGATGCCCACGACCCGGCCTTCGCCGCCGGCGTGCACCAGGCCCTGGGCCTGGAGCTGCCAGTGGCCCTGACCGTGGTCGCCAAGGGCGAGACCAGCCTGCAGTGGATGGGGCCGGACGAATGGTTGCTGGTGGTGCCGGGCGGAGAAGAATTCGCCGCCGAGAAAAAACTGCGTGAAGCCCTGGGCGACCTGCATATCCAGATCGTCAACGTCAGCGGCGGCCAGCAGATCCTCGAACTGTCCGGGCCGAAAGTGCGCGAAGTGCTGATGAAGTCCACCAGCTATGACGTGCACCCCAACAACTTCCCGGTGGGCAAGGCCGTCGGCACGGTGTTCGCCAAGTCGCAACTGGTGATCCGCCGCATGGGCGAAGACACCTGGGAACTGGTGATCCGCCGCAGCTTCTCCGATTACTGGTGGTTGTGGTTGCAGGATGCCGCCGCCGAATACGGTCTCAGCGTCCAGGCTTGA
- a CDS encoding sarcosine oxidase subunit delta — translation MLHIFCPHCGELRSEEEFHSSGQAHIPRPLDPNNCTDEEWGDYMFFRDNPRGLHHELWIHAAGCRQYFNATRDTVTYEILETYKIGTKPQFTDKTDSPKAATQALGEKV, via the coding sequence ATGTTGCACATCTTCTGTCCTCACTGCGGCGAACTGCGCTCCGAAGAGGAATTCCATTCGTCCGGCCAGGCGCACATCCCGCGTCCCCTGGACCCGAACAACTGCACCGACGAGGAGTGGGGCGACTACATGTTCTTCCGCGACAACCCTCGCGGCCTGCACCACGAGCTGTGGATCCATGCCGCCGGCTGCCGTCAGTACTTCAACGCCACCCGCGACACCGTGACCTACGAGATTCTCGAAACCTACAAGATCGGTACCAAGCCGCAATTCACCGACAAGACCGATAGCCCGAAAGCGGCCACGCAGGCTCTGGGAGAGAAGGTATGA
- a CDS encoding low specificity L-threonine aldolase, with translation MTDKSQQFASDNYSGICPEAWAAMEQANHGHERAYGDDQWTARAADYFRKLFETDCEVFFAFNGTAANSLALSSLCQSYHSVICSETAHVETDECGAPEFFSNGSKLLVAGTENGKLTPDSIREIALKRQDIHYPKPRVVTLTQATEVGSVYTPEEIRAISATCKELGLNLHMDGARFSNACAFLGCSPADLTWKAGVDVLCFGGTKNGMAVGEAILFFNHKLAEDFDYRCKQAGQLASKMRFLSAPWVGLLEHDAWLKYARHANHCAQLLAQLVADIPGVELMFPVQANGVFLQLSEPAIAALTARGWRFYTFIGKGGARFMCSWDTEEARVRELAADIRQVMAG, from the coding sequence ATGACCGACAAGAGCCAACAATTCGCCAGCGACAACTATTCCGGTATCTGCCCCGAGGCCTGGGCGGCCATGGAACAAGCCAACCACGGCCATGAACGCGCCTATGGCGACGACCAGTGGACCGCCCGCGCCGCCGATTATTTCCGCAAGCTGTTCGAGACCGACTGCGAAGTGTTCTTCGCCTTCAACGGCACCGCCGCCAACTCCCTGGCCCTGTCGTCGCTGTGCCAGAGTTACCACAGCGTCATCTGCTCGGAAACCGCCCACGTCGAAACCGACGAATGCGGCGCCCCGGAATTCTTCTCCAACGGTTCCAAGCTGCTGGTGGCCGGCACCGAGAACGGCAAGCTGACCCCGGACTCGATCCGCGAGATCGCCCTCAAGCGCCAGGACATCCACTATCCCAAGCCCCGGGTGGTGACCCTGACCCAGGCCACCGAAGTCGGCAGCGTCTACACCCCGGAAGAAATCCGCGCCATCAGCGCCACCTGCAAGGAGCTGGGGCTGAACCTGCACATGGACGGCGCGCGCTTCTCCAATGCCTGCGCCTTCCTCGGCTGCTCGCCGGCCGACCTGACCTGGAAAGCCGGGGTCGACGTGCTGTGCTTCGGCGGCACGAAAAACGGCATGGCGGTCGGCGAGGCGATCCTGTTCTTCAACCACAAGCTGGCCGAAGACTTCGACTACCGCTGCAAGCAGGCCGGGCAACTGGCCTCGAAGATGCGTTTCCTGTCCGCGCCCTGGGTCGGCCTGCTGGAACACGACGCCTGGCTCAAGTACGCCCGCCACGCCAACCACTGCGCGCAATTGCTGGCCCAGCTGGTGGCGGACATCCCCGGGGTGGAGCTGATGTTCCCGGTGCAGGCCAACGGTGTGTTCCTGCAACTCTCGGAACCGGCCATCGCCGCGCTGACCGCCAGGGGCTGGCGTTTCTACACCTTCATCGGCAAGGGCGGGGCGCGCTTCATGTGCTCCTGGGACACCGAAGAAGCGCGGGTGCGTGAACTCGCCGCGGATATCCGCCAGGTCATGGCCGGCTGA
- the purU gene encoding formyltetrahydrofolate deformylase, whose translation MSRAPDTWILTADCPSVLGTVDAVTRFLFERGCYVTEHHSFDDRLSGRFFIRVEFRQPEAFDEQDLRNSLAERARAFDMNVELTPPHHRPKVVIMVSKADHCLNDLLYRQRIGQLAMDVVAVVSNHPDLKPLADWHQIPYHHFPLDPNDKPSQERQVWQVIEESGAELVILARYMQVLSPELCRKLDGKAINIHHSLLPGFKGAKPYHQAYNKGVKLVGATAHYINNDLDEGPIIAQGVEVVDHSHYPEDLIAKGRDIEGLTLARAVGYHIERRVFLNANRTVVL comes from the coding sequence ATGAGCCGCGCCCCCGATACCTGGATCCTCACCGCCGACTGCCCCAGCGTGCTCGGCACGGTGGACGCGGTGACCCGTTTTCTGTTCGAGCGGGGCTGTTATGTCACCGAACACCATTCCTTCGACGACCGGCTTTCGGGCCGGTTCTTCATTCGCGTGGAGTTCCGCCAGCCTGAGGCTTTCGACGAGCAGGACTTGCGCAACAGCCTGGCCGAGCGCGCCCGGGCCTTCGACATGAACGTGGAACTGACCCCGCCGCACCATCGGCCGAAAGTGGTGATCATGGTTTCCAAGGCCGATCACTGCCTCAACGACCTGCTCTACCGCCAGCGCATCGGCCAACTGGCGATGGATGTGGTGGCGGTGGTGTCCAACCACCCGGACCTCAAGCCCCTGGCCGACTGGCACCAGATTCCGTACCACCACTTTCCCCTGGACCCCAACGACAAGCCGTCCCAGGAGCGCCAGGTGTGGCAGGTGATCGAGGAATCCGGCGCCGAACTGGTGATCCTTGCGCGCTACATGCAAGTGCTGTCGCCGGAGCTGTGCCGCAAGCTCGATGGCAAGGCGATCAACATCCATCACTCCCTGCTGCCCGGCTTCAAGGGCGCCAAGCCGTATCACCAGGCCTACAACAAGGGCGTGAAGCTGGTGGGCGCCACGGCGCACTACATCAACAACGACCTGGACGAGGGCCCGATCATCGCCCAGGGCGTGGAGGTGGTGGACCACAGCCATTACCCCGAGGACCTGATTGCCAAGGGCCGCGATATCGAGGGCCTGACCCTGGCGCGGGCGGTGGGGTATCACATCGAACGGCGGGTGTTCTTGAACGCCAACCGGACGGTGGTGCTTTAA
- the fdhA gene encoding formaldehyde dehydrogenase, glutathione-independent, translating to MSGNRGVVYLGNGKVEVQKIDYPKMQDPRGRKIEHGVILRVVSTNICGSDQHMVRGRTTAQVGLVLGHEITGEVVEKGSDVENLKLGDLVSVPFNVACGRCRSCKEQHTGVCLTVNPARAGGAYGYVDMGDWTGGQAEYVLVPYADFNLLKLPDRDKAMEKIRDLTCLSDILPTGYHGAVTAGVGPGSTVYVAGAGPVGLAAAASARLLGAAVVIVGDVNPVRLAHAKAQGFEIADLSKDTPLHEQIAALLGEPEVDCAVDAVGFEARGHGHAGAQHEAPATVLNSLMGVVRVAGKIGIPGLYVTEDPGAVDAAAKLGSLSIRFGLGWAKSHSFHTGQTPVMKYNRQLMQAIMWDRINIAEVVGVQVISLDDAPRGYGEFDAGVPKKFVIDPHKLFSAA from the coding sequence ATGTCTGGTAATCGTGGTGTCGTGTATCTCGGCAACGGCAAGGTCGAAGTACAGAAAATCGACTATCCAAAAATGCAGGACCCGCGCGGCAGGAAGATCGAGCACGGCGTCATCCTGCGCGTGGTATCCACCAATATCTGCGGCTCCGACCAGCACATGGTGCGCGGCCGCACCACCGCCCAGGTCGGCCTGGTCCTGGGCCATGAAATCACCGGCGAGGTGGTGGAGAAGGGCAGCGACGTCGAGAACCTGAAGCTCGGCGACCTGGTCTCGGTGCCGTTCAACGTGGCCTGCGGGCGCTGCCGTTCCTGCAAGGAACAACACACCGGGGTCTGCCTGACCGTCAACCCGGCGCGTGCCGGCGGTGCCTACGGCTATGTCGACATGGGTGACTGGACCGGCGGCCAGGCCGAATACGTGCTGGTGCCTTACGCCGACTTCAACCTGCTGAAACTGCCGGACCGCGACAAGGCCATGGAGAAGATCCGCGACCTGACCTGCCTGTCCGACATCCTGCCGACCGGCTACCACGGCGCCGTGACCGCCGGTGTCGGCCCGGGCAGCACCGTGTATGTCGCCGGCGCCGGCCCCGTGGGCCTGGCCGCCGCGGCCTCGGCGCGCCTGCTGGGCGCGGCGGTGGTGATCGTCGGCGACGTCAACCCGGTGCGCCTGGCCCATGCCAAGGCCCAGGGTTTCGAGATCGCCGACCTGTCCAAGGACACCCCGCTGCACGAACAGATCGCCGCGCTGCTGGGCGAGCCGGAAGTGGATTGCGCGGTCGACGCGGTGGGCTTCGAGGCCCGCGGCCACGGCCATGCCGGTGCCCAGCACGAAGCGCCGGCCACGGTGCTCAACTCGCTGATGGGCGTGGTGCGGGTGGCCGGCAAGATCGGCATCCCCGGCCTCTACGTCACCGAAGACCCGGGTGCGGTGGATGCCGCGGCCAAGCTGGGCAGCCTGAGCATCCGCTTCGGCCTGGGCTGGGCCAAATCCCACAGCTTCCACACCGGCCAGACCCCGGTAATGAAGTACAACCGCCAACTGATGCAGGCCATCATGTGGGACCGCATCAACATCGCCGAAGTGGTCGGCGTGCAGGTCATCAGCCTGGACGACGCCCCGCGTGGCTACGGCGAGTTCGATGCCGGCGTGCCGAAGAAATTCGTCATCGACCCGCACAAGCTGTTCAGCGCCGCCTGA
- a CDS encoding serine hydroxymethyltransferase yields the protein MFSKQDQIQGYDDALLAAINAEEQRQEDHIELIASENYTSKRVMQAQGSGLTNKYAEGYPGKRYYGGCEHVDKVEALAIERAKQLFGADYANVQPHSGSSANGAVYLALLQAGDTILGMSLAHGGHLTHGAKVSSSGKLYNAVQYGIDTSTGLIDYDEVERLAVEHKPKMIVAGFSAYSKTLDFPRFRQIADKVGALLFVDMAHVAGLVAAGLYPNPIPFADVVTTTTHKTLRGPRGGLILAKANEEIEKKLNAAVFPGAQGGPLMHVIAAKAVCFKEALEPGFKAYQQQVIDNAQAMAGIFVKRGYDVVSGGTDNHLFLVSLIRQGLTGKDADAALGRAHITVNKNAVPNDPQSPFVTSGLRIGTPAVTTRGFKVTQCVELAGWICDILDHLGDADVEANVARQVAALCADFPVYR from the coding sequence ATGTTCAGCAAGCAAGACCAAATCCAGGGTTATGACGATGCACTGCTGGCGGCCATCAACGCCGAGGAGCAGCGTCAGGAAGATCACATCGAGCTGATCGCGTCGGAAAACTACACCAGCAAGCGGGTCATGCAGGCCCAGGGCAGCGGCCTGACCAACAAGTACGCCGAAGGTTATCCGGGCAAGCGCTACTACGGTGGCTGCGAGCACGTGGACAAGGTCGAGGCCCTGGCCATCGAGCGCGCCAAGCAGCTGTTCGGCGCCGACTACGCCAACGTCCAGCCGCACTCCGGCTCTTCGGCCAACGGCGCGGTGTACCTGGCACTGCTGCAGGCCGGCGATACCATCCTGGGCATGAGCCTGGCCCACGGCGGCCACCTGACCCACGGCGCCAAGGTGTCGTCTTCGGGCAAGCTGTACAACGCCGTGCAGTACGGCATCGACACCAGCACCGGGCTGATCGACTATGACGAAGTCGAGCGCCTGGCCGTCGAGCACAAGCCGAAGATGATCGTCGCCGGCTTCTCGGCCTACTCCAAGACCCTCGATTTCCCGCGCTTCCGCCAGATCGCCGACAAGGTCGGCGCGCTGCTGTTCGTCGACATGGCCCACGTTGCCGGCCTGGTCGCCGCCGGCCTGTACCCGAACCCGATTCCGTTCGCCGACGTGGTCACCACCACCACCCACAAGACCCTGCGCGGCCCGCGTGGCGGCCTGATCCTGGCCAAGGCCAACGAAGAGATCGAGAAGAAGCTCAACGCCGCGGTATTCCCCGGCGCCCAGGGCGGCCCGCTGATGCACGTGATCGCCGCCAAGGCCGTGTGCTTCAAGGAAGCGCTGGAGCCCGGCTTCAAGGCGTACCAGCAGCAGGTGATCGACAACGCCCAGGCGATGGCGGGCATATTCGTCAAACGTGGCTACGATGTAGTGTCCGGCGGCACCGACAACCACCTGTTCCTGGTCAGCCTGATCCGTCAGGGCCTGACCGGCAAGGATGCGGACGCCGCCCTGGGCCGTGCCCATATCACCGTGAACAAGAACGCCGTCCCGAACGATCCACAGTCGCCTTTCGTCACCTCCGGCCTGCGCATCGGCACCCCGGCGGTGACCACCCGCGGCTTCAAGGTCACCCAGTGCGTGGAACTGGCCGGCTGGATCTGCGACATCCTCGACCACCTCGGCGATGCCGATGTCGAGGCCAATGTCGCTCGCCAGGTGGCGGCCCTGTGCGCGGACTTCCCGGTTTATCGCTGA
- a CDS encoding TraX family protein has translation MRDLTTTPITAGRDTALDLLKWLALLGMVLDHLRYAGWSLDGLYVPGRLAFPWFCLALAANVARSGATVRDGAGQWRYLGWLLLFSLLSEVPYRLYIPDPDTLNVLPTLALGLLVARGWQRRSGLALWLGLGAALLGGVFDRQLMFGLAGVLLPLALLLVLRRPWYWALLPGLLCLAANQWQTLLPAARLGNPVAAWGLLACLLAPWLGLLVLRRLRGVSIAPMRRWAYLLYPGHFLLLLALRNLLA, from the coding sequence ATGCGAGACCTGACGACCACCCCGATCACCGCCGGGCGCGACACTGCCCTGGACCTGCTCAAATGGCTGGCGCTGCTCGGCATGGTGCTCGATCACCTGCGCTATGCCGGTTGGTCCCTGGATGGGTTGTATGTGCCCGGGCGCCTGGCGTTTCCCTGGTTCTGCCTGGCGCTGGCGGCGAATGTGGCGCGCTCTGGCGCGACGGTTCGCGACGGGGCGGGGCAGTGGCGCTACCTGGGCTGGCTGCTGCTGTTCAGCCTGCTCAGCGAGGTGCCCTACCGGCTCTACATACCCGACCCCGACACCCTCAATGTCCTGCCGACCCTGGCCCTGGGCCTGCTGGTGGCGCGCGGCTGGCAGCGCCGCAGCGGGCTGGCGCTGTGGCTGGGGCTTGGCGCGGCGCTGCTGGGCGGGGTGTTCGACCGCCAGCTGATGTTCGGCCTGGCCGGCGTGCTGCTGCCGCTGGCGCTGTTGCTGGTGCTCCGGCGGCCCTGGTACTGGGCGCTGCTGCCGGGGCTGCTGTGCCTGGCGGCGAACCAGTGGCAAACCCTGCTGCCGGCGGCCCGCCTGGGCAACCCGGTGGCGGCCTGGGGGCTGCTCGCCTGCCTGCTGGCGCCATGGCTGGGGCTCCTGGTGCTGCGGCGCTTGCGCGGCGTGTCCATTGCGCCGATGCGGCGCTGGGCCTACCTGCTGTACCCCGGGCACTTCCTCCTGCTGCTGGCGCTGCGCAACCTGCTGGCCTGA
- a CDS encoding sarcosine oxidase subunit alpha, whose product MSQSNRLSNGGRIDRNKVLSFTFNGQSYKGFEGDTLAAALLANGVDIVGRSFKYSRPRGIFAAGAEEPSAVLQIGATEATQIPNVRATQQALYQGLVATSTNGWPSVNNDMMGILGKVGGKLMPPGFYYKTFMYPQSFWMTYEKYIRKAAGLGRSPTENDPDTYDYMNQHCDVLIVGAGPAGLAAALAAARSGARVILADEQEEFGGSLLDSRESLDGKPATDWVAAVVAELKSLPDVTLLPRATVNGYHDHNFLTIHERLTDHLGDRAPIGQVRQRIHRVRAKRVVLATGACERPLVYGNNDVPGNMLAGAVSVYVRRYGVAPGKKLVLSTNNDHAYRVALDWLDASLQVVAIADARHNPRGALVEEARAKGIRILTSSAVIEARGTKRVTGARIAAIDVKAHKVTSPGEWLDCDLIASSGGYSPVVHLASHLGGKPTWREDILGFVPGEAPQKRVCVGGINGVYGLGDSLADGFEGGVRAASEAGFKAVEAVLPKALSRHEEPTLALFQVPHEKGTARAPKQFVDLQNDVTAAAIELATREGFESVEHVKRYTALGFGTDQGKLGNVNGLAIAARSLNVSIPQMGTTMFRPNYTPVTFGAVAGRHCGHIFEPVRFTALHAWHVKNGAEFEDVGQWKRPWYFPKNGEDMHAAVKRECKAVRDSVGLLDASTLGKIDIQGPDAREFLNRIYTNAWTKLDVGKARYGLMCKEDGMVFDDGVTACVGDNHFIMTTTTGGAARVLQWLEIYQQTEWPDLKVYFTSVTDHWATMTLSGPNSRKLLSEVSDIDLDKDGFPFMTWKEGLVGGVPARVFRISFTGELSYEVNVQADYAMGVLEQIVEAGKKYNLTPYGTETMHVLRAEKGFIIVGQDTDGSMTPDDLNMGWCVGRTKPFSWIGWRGMNREDCVRDQRKQLVGLKPIDPNVWLPEGAQLVFNTNQAIPMSMVGHVTSSYAHNSLGYSFAMGVVKGGLKRMGERVFAPLADGTVIEAEIVSSVFFDPKGDRQNV is encoded by the coding sequence ATGAGCCAGTCCAATCGCCTGTCCAACGGCGGACGCATCGACCGCAACAAAGTCCTCAGCTTCACCTTCAACGGGCAGAGCTACAAAGGCTTCGAAGGCGACACCCTGGCCGCGGCCCTGCTGGCCAATGGCGTCGACATCGTCGGTCGCAGCTTCAAGTATTCCCGGCCGCGCGGCATCTTCGCCGCCGGTGCCGAAGAGCCGAGCGCGGTGCTGCAGATCGGCGCCACCGAAGCCACCCAGATCCCCAACGTGCGTGCCACCCAGCAGGCGCTGTACCAGGGCCTGGTCGCCACCAGCACCAACGGCTGGCCGAGCGTGAACAACGACATGATGGGGATTCTCGGCAAGGTCGGCGGCAAGCTGATGCCGCCGGGCTTCTACTACAAAACCTTCATGTATCCGCAATCGTTCTGGATGACCTACGAGAAGTACATCCGCAAGGCCGCCGGCCTGGGTCGCTCGCCGACCGAGAACGATCCGGACACCTACGACTACATGAACCAGCACTGCGACGTGCTGATCGTCGGAGCCGGCCCTGCCGGCCTGGCCGCGGCCCTGGCCGCCGCGCGCAGCGGTGCGCGGGTGATCCTGGCCGACGAACAGGAGGAATTCGGCGGCAGCCTGCTGGACAGCCGCGAAAGCCTGGACGGCAAGCCGGCGACCGACTGGGTCGCCGCGGTGGTCGCCGAACTGAAGTCGCTGCCCGACGTGACCCTGCTGCCACGGGCCACCGTGAACGGCTATCACGACCATAACTTCCTGACCATTCACGAGCGCCTGACCGACCACCTCGGCGATCGCGCGCCGATCGGCCAGGTGCGCCAGCGTATCCATCGCGTGCGTGCCAAGCGCGTGGTGCTGGCCACCGGCGCCTGCGAGCGCCCGCTGGTCTACGGCAACAACGACGTGCCGGGCAACATGCTGGCCGGCGCGGTCTCGGTCTATGTGCGGCGCTACGGCGTGGCGCCGGGCAAGAAGCTGGTGCTGAGCACCAACAACGACCACGCCTACCGCGTGGCGCTGGACTGGCTCGACGCCAGCCTGCAAGTGGTGGCCATCGCCGATGCCCGGCACAATCCGCGTGGCGCGCTGGTGGAAGAAGCCCGTGCCAAGGGCATTCGCATCCTCACTTCCAGTGCGGTGATCGAGGCTCGCGGCACCAAGCGTGTGACCGGTGCCCGCATCGCGGCCATCGACGTCAAGGCGCACAAGGTCACCAGCCCCGGCGAGTGGCTGGATTGCGACCTGATTGCCAGCTCCGGCGGCTACAGCCCGGTGGTGCACCTGGCTTCGCACCTGGGCGGCAAGCCGACCTGGCGTGAAGACATCCTCGGTTTCGTGCCGGGCGAAGCACCGCAGAAACGCGTGTGCGTCGGTGGCATCAACGGTGTCTACGGCCTCGGCGACTCCCTGGCCGACGGTTTCGAAGGTGGCGTGCGCGCTGCCAGCGAAGCCGGTTTCAAGGCGGTGGAAGCCGTGCTGCCCAAGGCCCTGAGCCGGCATGAGGAACCCACCCTGGCGCTGTTCCAGGTGCCCCATGAAAAAGGCACCGCGCGGGCACCCAAGCAATTCGTCGACCTGCAGAACGACGTCACCGCCGCCGCCATCGAACTGGCGACCCGCGAGGGCTTCGAGTCGGTCGAGCACGTCAAGCGCTACACCGCCCTGGGCTTCGGCACCGACCAGGGCAAGCTGGGCAACGTCAACGGCCTGGCCATCGCGGCGCGCTCGCTGAACGTGAGCATCCCGCAGATGGGCACCACCATGTTCCGTCCGAACTACACGCCGGTGACCTTCGGCGCCGTGGCCGGGCGTCACTGCGGGCATATCTTCGAGCCGGTACGTTTCACCGCGCTGCATGCGTGGCACGTGAAGAACGGCGCCGAGTTCGAGGACGTCGGCCAGTGGAAGCGTCCCTGGTACTTCCCGAAGAACGGCGAAGACATGCACGCCGCGGTCAAGCGCGAGTGCAAGGCGGTGCGCGACAGCGTCGGCCTGCTCGACGCCTCGACCCTGGGCAAGATCGATATCCAGGGCCCGGATGCCCGTGAGTTCCTCAACCGCATCTACACCAACGCCTGGACCAAGCTCGATGTGGGCAAGGCGCGCTACGGCCTGATGTGCAAGGAAGACGGCATGGTCTTCGACGACGGCGTGACCGCCTGCGTCGGCGACAACCACTTCATCATGACCACCACCACGGGCGGCGCCGCGCGCGTGCTGCAATGGCTGGAGATCTACCAGCAGACCGAATGGCCGGACCTGAAGGTGTACTTCACCTCGGTCACCGACCACTGGGCGACCATGACCCTGTCCGGGCCGAACAGCCGCAAGCTGCTCAGCGAAGTCAGCGACATCGACCTGGACAAGGACGGCTTCCCGTTCATGACCTGGAAGGAAGGCCTGGTAGGCGGCGTGCCGGCGCGGGTGTTCCGCATCTCGTTCACCGGCGAGCTGTCTTATGAAGTCAACGTCCAGGCCGACTACGCCATGGGCGTGCTGGAACAGATCGTCGAGGCCGGCAAGAAGTACAACCTGACCCCGTACGGCACCGAAACCATGCACGTGCTGCGGGCCGAGAAGGGCTTCATCATCGTCGGCCAGGACACCGACGGCTCGATGACCCCGGACGACCTGAACATGGGCTGGTGCGTCGGTCGCACCAAGCCGTTCTCGTGGATCGGCTGGCGCGGCATGAACCGTGAAGACTGCGTGCGCGACCAGCGCAAGCAGCTGGTGGGCCTCAAGCCGATCGACCCGAATGTCTGGCTGCCGGAAGGCGCGCAGCTGGTGTTCAACACCAACCAGGCGATCCCGATGAGCATGGTCGGTCACGTGACCTCCAGCTACGCCCACAACTCCCTGGGTTATTCGTTTGCCATGGGCGTGGTCAAGGGCGGCCTGAAGCGGATGGGCGAGCGGGTGTTCGCGCCATTGGCCGACGGCACGGTGATCGAGGCGGAAATCGTTTCTTCGGTGTTCTTCGATCCGAAAGGCGATCGCCAGAACGTCTAA
- a CDS encoding sarcosine oxidase subunit beta family protein, which translates to MQRYSGFGLFKHSLSHHENWQRMWRTPTPKKVYDVVIVGGGGHGLATAYYLAKEHGITNVAVVEKGWLGGGNTARNTTIVRSNYLWDESAHLYEHAMKLWEGLSQDLNYNVMFSQRGVYNLCHTLQDIRDSERRVSANRLNGVDGELLNAKQVADEIPYLDCSKNTRYPVMGATVQRRGGVARHDAVAWGFARAADALGVDLIQQTEVIGFRKENGVCIGVETNKGFIGAKRVGVVTAGNSGHMARLAGFRLPIESHPLQALVSEPIKPIIDSVIMSNAVHGYISQSDKGDLVIGAGIDGWVGYGQRGSYPVIEHTIQAIVEMFPVLSRVRMNRQWGGIVDTTPDACPIISKTPVPNMFFNCGWGTGGFKATPGSGNVFAASLAKGEMHPLAAPFSIDRFHNGALIDEHGAAAVAH; encoded by the coding sequence ATGCAACGCTATTCGGGCTTCGGCCTCTTCAAGCACTCCCTCAGCCATCATGAAAACTGGCAGCGCATGTGGCGCACGCCAACCCCGAAAAAAGTCTATGACGTGGTCATAGTCGGCGGCGGCGGGCATGGCCTGGCGACCGCCTACTACCTGGCCAAGGAGCACGGCATCACCAACGTCGCCGTGGTCGAGAAGGGCTGGCTGGGCGGTGGCAACACCGCGCGCAACACCACCATCGTGCGTTCCAACTACCTGTGGGACGAGTCGGCGCACCTGTACGAACACGCGATGAAACTCTGGGAAGGCCTGTCCCAGGACCTGAACTACAACGTGATGTTCTCCCAGCGTGGCGTCTACAACCTGTGCCACACCCTGCAGGACATCCGCGATTCCGAGCGTCGGGTCAGCGCCAACCGCCTCAACGGCGTGGACGGCGAGCTGCTCAACGCCAAGCAGGTGGCGGACGAGATCCCGTACCTGGATTGCTCGAAGAACACCCGCTACCCGGTGATGGGCGCCACCGTCCAGCGCCGTGGCGGCGTGGCTCGTCACGACGCCGTGGCCTGGGGCTTCGCCCGGGCCGCCGACGCCCTGGGCGTGGACCTGATCCAGCAGACCGAAGTGATCGGCTTCCGCAAGGAAAACGGCGTGTGCATCGGCGTGGAAACCAACAAGGGCTTCATCGGCGCCAAGCGCGTCGGCGTGGTCACCGCCGGTAACTCCGGGCACATGGCCAGGCTCGCCGGCTTCCGCCTGCCGATCGAATCCCACCCGCTGCAGGCGCTGGTATCCGAGCCGATCAAGCCGATCATCGACAGCGTGATCATGTCCAACGCAGTGCACGGTTACATCAGCCAGTCCGACAAGGGCGACCTGGTGATCGGCGCCGGTATCGACGGCTGGGTCGGCTACGGCCAGCGCGGTTCGTACCCGGTGATCGAGCACACCATCCAGGCCATCGTCGAGATGTTCCCGGTCCTGTCCCGCGTGCGCATGAACCGCCAATGGGGCGGCATCGTCGACACCACCCCGGACGCCTGCCCGATCATTTCCAAGACGCCGGTGCCGAACATGTTCTTCAACTGCGGTTGGGGCACCGGCGGCTTCAAGGCCACCCCGGGCTCGGGCAACGTGTTCGCCGCGAGCCTGGCCAAGGGCGAGATGCATCCATTGGCCGCACCGTTCTCCATCGACCGTTTCCACAACGGCGCCCTCATCGACGAACACGGCGCTGCTGCCGTCGCCCACTAA